A region of Mammaliicoccus sp. Dog046 DNA encodes the following proteins:
- a CDS encoding C39 family peptidase, with protein MKNMLNVKPKSQLFPIPMIMGCEGTASSMLLNYYGKQIDATYIMKHWPRHDNNPKKGYVGNHFFVKFGHHQTIFPNVLAEFLNQFDDDIVDGTGTELSELEKHIEKGHPVVIYHTILGQSPIKKTFKIESKGKEYITNIHVTLLVGFDDDYYYYIDPLWKQWKGMVIYPALWPSKKQIIKIRKNKMRTSFNHPGKMCVYKKI; from the coding sequence ATGAAAAATATGTTAAATGTGAAACCGAAAAGTCAATTATTTCCGATTCCAATGATCATGGGATGCGAAGGAACAGCAAGTTCTATGTTGCTTAATTATTATGGAAAACAAATAGATGCTACTTATATTATGAAACATTGGCCGAGGCATGATAATAATCCTAAAAAAGGCTATGTAGGTAATCACTTTTTTGTGAAATTTGGACACCATCAAACAATTTTTCCGAATGTATTAGCTGAATTTTTAAACCAGTTTGACGACGATATTGTTGATGGAACAGGTACTGAATTAAGTGAATTAGAAAAACACATTGAAAAAGGTCACCCGGTTGTTATTTATCACACAATTTTAGGGCAATCACCAATAAAAAAGACATTTAAAATAGAAAGTAAAGGTAAAGAATATATTACAAATATCCATGTCACGCTATTAGTAGGATTTGATGATGACTATTATTACTATATTGATCCGTTATGGAAACAATGGAAAGGTATGGTTATTTATCCTGCTTTATGGCCATCCAAAAAACAAATTATCAAAATTCGTAAAAATAAAATGAGAACAAGTTTTAATCACCCGGGAAAAATGTGTGTTTATAAAAAAATATAA
- a CDS encoding DUF6583 family protein, translated as MSKKAKFIIIAIVVAFLAVVGIGGAAAYYFITNTPKNTYLLSEQESAKTWKTYFNDRFENEVKFQDKMKDESYESTFKLGADIPDSLVSELGVPKSVIDSTNIVFNVGQDPKKEKSKLGIKPTIADNNIGNFQWSADKNNQYVESPLFDDIYKVKNNEIKKGVEKATGEPLESTDGQKITNDSMNLNTILSGSQVSQDEINDISKRYSDLLVDQLDDDNFKKDKEKVKIFKDEKELKKVTMNLSSKDTKKVVVAILKEAKKDKDLNKVVEKQANVSDFDKKIDDALKDAKKEKVSEYPAIKSTIYVDGKEILKRDITIKGKDDESLKIVGTNVVDDGVQLDYKVTVPGEDGSLSLKGKSTSGDNIKDKYKLIFEENEFSKTTVDLDNKSKTNGDKRKDEGAITFKEEYGEPFKLNYVNDLTTDAKNNQQKQKVNLNFDVNGENIKFLLDGKTELKKDIKFNTKGAKDFNSLSDSEVMDITDEIGDNFEDIAMKLAEDLQ; from the coding sequence ATGTCAAAAAAGGCAAAATTTATCATTATTGCAATTGTTGTAGCATTTTTAGCTGTAGTCGGTATTGGCGGAGCAGCAGCGTATTACTTTATAACGAATACGCCTAAGAATACATATCTGCTAAGTGAACAAGAATCAGCAAAAACTTGGAAAACATATTTCAATGACCGATTTGAAAACGAAGTGAAGTTCCAAGACAAGATGAAAGACGAGTCATATGAATCTACATTTAAATTAGGTGCAGACATTCCAGATTCATTAGTGTCTGAATTAGGCGTACCAAAATCAGTTATAGATTCAACGAACATCGTATTTAATGTTGGACAAGATCCTAAAAAAGAAAAATCAAAATTAGGTATTAAACCTACTATTGCTGATAATAATATCGGTAACTTCCAATGGAGCGCAGATAAAAATAATCAATATGTTGAATCTCCATTGTTCGATGATATTTACAAAGTGAAAAATAACGAAATCAAAAAAGGTGTCGAAAAAGCAACTGGCGAACCTCTTGAATCAACTGATGGACAAAAAATCACGAATGATTCAATGAATTTAAATACAATTTTATCTGGTTCACAAGTTTCTCAAGATGAAATTAATGATATTTCAAAACGTTATAGTGATTTACTTGTTGATCAGCTAGATGATGACAACTTTAAGAAAGATAAAGAAAAAGTGAAAATCTTTAAAGATGAAAAAGAATTAAAGAAAGTAACTATGAACTTAAGCTCTAAAGATACGAAGAAAGTTGTCGTAGCAATTCTTAAAGAAGCTAAAAAAGATAAAGATTTAAACAAAGTGGTAGAGAAACAAGCAAACGTTAGTGACTTCGACAAGAAAATTGATGATGCATTAAAAGATGCTAAAAAAGAAAAAGTTTCAGAATACCCAGCTATTAAATCTACAATTTATGTAGATGGTAAAGAAATCCTTAAACGTGATATTACGATTAAAGGTAAAGATGACGAATCATTAAAAATCGTTGGTACAAATGTTGTTGACGACGGTGTACAATTAGATTATAAAGTAACTGTTCCAGGTGAAGATGGATCATTATCATTAAAAGGTAAATCAACTTCTGGTGACAATATTAAAGATAAGTACAAATTGATATTTGAAGAAAATGAATTTTCTAAAACAACAGTTGATTTAGATAATAAATCTAAAACGAATGGTGATAAACGTAAAGATGAAGGTGCAATTACATTCAAAGAAGAATACGGTGAACCATTTAAACTGAACTATGTAAATGATCTTACAACAGATGCTAAGAATAACCAGCAAAAACAAAAAGTTAACCTTAACTTTGATGTTAATGGTGAAAACATTAAATTCTTATTAGATGGTAAGACAGAATTGAAGAAAGATATTAAGTTTAATACAAAAGGCGCTAAAGACTTCAATAGCTTATCAGATTCAGAAGTAATGGATATTACTGATGAAATTGGAGATAATTTTGAAGACATTGCAATGAAATTAGCTGAAGATTTACAATAA
- a CDS encoding ABC transporter permease yields the protein MSTFKLFNIYHSFLIKKWYLVVYLIVLFVLLLGAVIAVNQYNQKDNHFTIGIVDKDKTNETKIILNAVGDGQSLGNDLNIKHYNEQQAHKLLKRKKIDGYFIFQDGMTKAFYQNGELPIKVNTYDDQSAQSIVIRQLSESVYSRLMLSMGGAMSYVSLYPSATEQDTLSMMTDMLFTGLNRNGSFDEQSVKVFDTFSYYTISMYFLSIFFFFFSMFSILKMNQKEALKSRLEMFHFSYEKLTIVRGLFSLMYTIIWSGVGLWIILTFLKPEFEMYNIATLIIHLLYYLAFLTMIFIFIDITFRNAMNYFCKIVLSIVVILLSGAIIPVIYLKEIGGNYISGFPSTIVFNQLLELILNNYILDTHPMFYWNIIIMVGALAMSLIWRYRQ from the coding sequence ATGTCGACATTTAAATTGTTCAACATATACCACTCTTTTTTAATTAAAAAGTGGTACTTAGTTGTATATTTAATTGTATTATTTGTTTTATTATTAGGTGCTGTTATTGCGGTGAATCAATATAATCAAAAAGATAACCACTTTACGATTGGCATAGTTGATAAAGACAAAACAAATGAAACGAAAATTATTTTAAATGCGGTTGGTGACGGTCAGTCTTTAGGTAATGATTTAAATATTAAACATTACAATGAACAACAAGCGCACAAATTATTAAAACGTAAAAAAATTGATGGTTATTTTATATTTCAAGATGGGATGACAAAAGCCTTTTACCAAAATGGAGAATTGCCAATTAAGGTAAATACTTATGATGATCAATCTGCGCAAAGTATCGTTATAAGACAATTATCTGAATCAGTATATAGTCGATTGATGCTTTCAATGGGTGGTGCGATGTCCTATGTATCATTGTATCCAAGTGCGACTGAACAGGATACTTTATCAATGATGACGGATATGCTGTTTACGGGATTAAATAGGAATGGCTCATTTGATGAACAATCAGTTAAGGTATTTGATACATTCAGTTATTACACGATATCTATGTATTTCTTATCTATATTTTTCTTTTTCTTTTCAATGTTTAGTATTTTGAAAATGAATCAAAAAGAAGCTTTAAAATCACGATTAGAGATGTTTCATTTTTCCTATGAAAAGCTCACAATTGTGAGAGGTTTGTTTAGCTTAATGTATACAATCATATGGTCGGGCGTTGGTTTGTGGATTATACTCACATTTCTAAAACCTGAATTTGAAATGTACAACATAGCAACGTTAATCATACATTTACTTTATTATTTAGCCTTTTTAACAATGATATTTATTTTTATAGATATTACTTTTAGAAACGCTATGAATTATTTCTGTAAAATTGTGCTATCAATCGTTGTGATTCTATTATCAGGCGCAATTATACCGGTTATTTATTTAAAAGAAATAGGTGGGAATTATATTTCTGGTTTTCCATCGACGATTGTTTTTAATCAGCTACTTGAATTGATTTTGAATAATTATATTTTAGATACACATCCAATGTTTTACTGGAATATCATCATTATGGTCGGTGCATTAGCGATGTCTTTAATTTGGAGGTATCGTCAATGA
- a CDS encoding ABC transporter permease, translated as MKSMFTLVVKKQWKQYLIFLLMIILTLCVVNTVQSASNKLFKMPIAIQDMDHSKVSQSLINDLRHTKYIEVVNIPDDEPYIDDLIKKKEAVVSFQIPDDFSERLEKNELKDAIPLYYKEDFIGNIALEVTSKSLYKQQIPVIIHKHLTDAKQNISINKIKKTYNEKTPHSQITYEAYKKNADISIGAGIIIALFLLIGCSQILLHRRINQRAAIERLRLYHGTIWKIYFWYVSTHVILIMASVVITSMIMSWHLSWQFYLLTFIIVVIYELGMSLLLLKVQTISHRLFMALMWAIAVSCFYLFLQI; from the coding sequence ATGAAATCTATGTTTACATTAGTAGTGAAAAAACAATGGAAGCAATATTTAATCTTTCTATTAATGATCATATTAACGTTATGCGTGGTGAACACGGTACAATCAGCATCGAATAAACTATTTAAAATGCCTATCGCGATTCAAGATATGGATCATTCCAAAGTGTCTCAATCACTTATCAATGATTTGAGACATACGAAATATATTGAGGTAGTTAACATTCCTGATGATGAACCTTATATTGATGACTTGATTAAAAAGAAAGAAGCGGTAGTGAGTTTTCAAATACCTGATGATTTCAGTGAAAGACTAGAAAAAAATGAATTGAAAGATGCTATTCCACTTTATTACAAGGAAGATTTCATCGGTAATATTGCTTTAGAAGTGACGAGTAAATCATTATATAAACAGCAAATACCTGTAATCATCCATAAACATCTAACAGACGCAAAGCAAAATATAAGTATTAATAAGATCAAAAAAACTTATAATGAAAAAACACCACACTCTCAAATTACGTATGAAGCATATAAAAAGAATGCTGATATTTCAATTGGTGCTGGTATTATCATTGCATTATTCTTATTGATCGGATGCAGTCAAATATTATTACATCGACGAATCAACCAACGCGCAGCGATTGAGAGATTGAGGTTATATCACGGCACAATATGGAAAATATATTTCTGGTATGTAAGCACGCATGTCATATTGATCATGGCAAGTGTGGTCATAACAAGCATGATTATGTCGTGGCATTTAAGTTGGCAATTTTATTTATTAACGTTCATTATCGTTGTTATATACGAATTGGGGATGAGCTTATTATTGTTGAAAGTACAAACAATCAGTCATAGATTATTTATGGCATTGATGTGGGCAATTGCGGTCAGCTGTTTCTATCTATTTTTACAAATATAG
- a CDS encoding ABC transporter ATP-binding protein, with the protein MITVENVTKHYKEKHIFQDFNTTFNDKRLTILLGENGAGKSTLLRMISALEKPDKGQIRYFGKKLTNKEIKQTIGYIPQDIALFEHMTVNENIAFFKALQKHTISKELIESYCDQLNLYERKAKVSTLSGGTKRKVNLLIGLLSNPSVLILDEPTVGIDLKSRYDIHQLLNHLKSETLIILTTHHIDEVERLADEIKLIGKDPFYRNLLLEKGWTFEDILAE; encoded by the coding sequence ATGATTACGGTTGAAAACGTAACGAAACATTATAAAGAAAAACATATATTTCAAGACTTTAATACAACCTTTAATGACAAGCGACTCACTATATTATTAGGTGAGAATGGCGCAGGTAAGTCTACGTTGTTAAGGATGATATCAGCATTAGAAAAGCCAGACAAAGGTCAGATAAGATATTTCGGAAAAAAACTAACCAATAAAGAAATTAAACAAACTATTGGATATATACCACAAGACATCGCTTTGTTTGAACATATGACTGTGAATGAGAATATTGCCTTTTTTAAAGCACTTCAGAAGCATACAATCTCTAAGGAATTGATAGAATCATACTGTGACCAACTCAATTTATATGAGCGTAAAGCTAAAGTGTCGACGTTATCAGGCGGTACAAAAAGGAAAGTCAACTTGCTTATTGGATTATTGAGCAATCCAAGTGTATTGATATTAGATGAACCGACAGTTGGTATAGATTTGAAGTCTAGGTATGATATCCATCAATTATTAAATCACCTTAAATCAGAAACGCTGATAATATTAACGACACATCATATTGATGAAGTCGAACGATTAGCAGATGAAATCAAACTCATTGGTAAAGATCCATTTTATAGAAATTTATTATTAGAAAAAGGATGGACGTTTGAAGATATACTTGCTGAGTAA
- a CDS encoding L-cystine transporter, translating into METVWIIINIIVFLLFIGLLGYLTKKHVKFSKRVLIGLGIGIVFGLVLHLIYGVDSKVTETTASWFDVVGTGYIKLLQMIVMPLVFISIVSAFTKITIGQNFAKVGAWIFTFLLGTVAIAALVGIIYAMVFNLDASQIDLGSVENSRGQEIEQTSKDMAADDLPSQIIELLPANPFLDFTGARGTSTIAVVVFAGFVGFSFLRVMRKEPEKGSLIKRGVDAIYALVMGIVTFVLRLTPYGILAIMTKTIMTSNFEAVWTLGKFVIASYAALITMFIIHLILVTVVGLNPATYLKKVGEALLFAFTSRSSAGTLPLNVQTQTSRLGVPEGIANFAGSFGLSIGQNGCAGIYPAMLAIMIAPSAGVDIDLPFILSVIGVVVISSFGVAGVGGGATFAAILVLSTLNLPIALAGVLISVEPLIDMGRTALNVNDSMLAGTATAKVTGQMDEKVYNDQNFNELGESY; encoded by the coding sequence ATGGAAACGGTATGGATCATAATAAATATTATTGTTTTCTTATTATTTATCGGGCTTTTAGGATACTTAACAAAGAAACATGTTAAATTCTCAAAACGTGTTTTGATCGGTTTAGGTATCGGTATCGTATTTGGTTTAGTACTTCATCTTATATATGGTGTTGATTCAAAAGTAACAGAAACAACTGCATCATGGTTCGATGTCGTTGGTACGGGTTATATTAAATTACTACAAATGATTGTAATGCCACTTGTATTTATTTCAATTGTTTCAGCATTTACTAAAATAACAATTGGTCAAAATTTTGCTAAAGTAGGTGCTTGGATATTTACGTTCTTACTAGGTACTGTAGCAATTGCTGCATTAGTAGGTATTATCTATGCAATGGTATTTAACTTAGATGCATCACAAATTGATTTAGGTAGCGTTGAAAATAGTCGTGGTCAAGAAATTGAACAAACTTCAAAAGACATGGCTGCAGATGACTTACCTTCTCAAATTATAGAATTATTACCAGCTAATCCATTTTTAGATTTCACTGGTGCAAGAGGAACTTCAACGATCGCAGTAGTTGTATTTGCAGGATTTGTTGGATTTAGTTTCTTACGTGTGATGAGAAAAGAACCTGAAAAAGGTAGTCTAATCAAAAGAGGCGTGGATGCAATTTATGCATTAGTTATGGGAATCGTTACTTTCGTATTGAGATTAACGCCTTATGGTATTTTGGCTATAATGACAAAAACTATAATGACAAGTAATTTTGAAGCGGTATGGACACTTGGGAAATTCGTAATTGCTTCTTATGCGGCATTAATAACAATGTTCATTATTCATTTAATATTAGTGACTGTTGTTGGATTAAATCCAGCTACATATCTGAAAAAAGTTGGAGAAGCACTGTTATTCGCATTTACATCAAGATCAAGTGCAGGTACATTACCATTGAATGTTCAAACACAAACGTCACGTTTAGGTGTCCCTGAAGGTATCGCTAACTTCGCAGGTTCATTTGGTTTATCAATAGGGCAAAATGGTTGTGCGGGTATTTATCCAGCTATGCTTGCTATTATGATTGCACCAAGTGCAGGTGTAGATATCGATTTACCATTCATCTTATCTGTTATAGGTGTTGTTGTAATTAGTTCATTCGGTGTAGCCGGAGTAGGTGGCGGTGCAACATTTGCTGCAATACTAGTGTTATCAACTTTAAATTTACCAATTGCTTTAGCAGGTGTGTTGATTTCTGTAGAGCCATTGATTGATATGGGTCGTACAGCATTGAATGTAAATGATTCAATGTTAGCCGGAACAGCTACTGCAAAAGTAACTGGTCAAATGGATGAAAAAGTATATAATGATCAAAACTTTAATGAATTAGGCGAAAGCTACTAA
- a CDS encoding acyl-CoA dehydrogenase family protein, with translation MSRDLFIKNDFQEEWVNKLENHKEALQKYANKNDLNAEFPYDNINWLIEQGYTKLVLPESYGGSGATPEDIILFQETLGKIDGATALAIGWHMGVVGQIYQERIWSESLLKEFSEDILNGAIVNRAVSEAETGSPTRGARPSTYADHEGDTYIINGVKTFTTMSQRLTHFLIGAYIPEKESVGFFLVPRETEGLEIVENWDMLGMRATESHDLVLNNVKVQERYLVEVAGDSRGNQINPWNLHIPAVYLGIGQAARDYAVDFANEYSPGSIEGVIADLPPVQQNIGNMELELSMARHYLYSVIHHYLNPSVTQSQIDVELGAAKHVVVNHSIKVIDTAMRIVGAKSLQMERPLQRYYRDVRAGLHNPPMDDVTISKLAKKAIEERS, from the coding sequence ATGAGTAGGGATTTATTTATAAAGAATGATTTTCAAGAAGAGTGGGTCAATAAACTTGAAAATCATAAAGAAGCATTACAAAAATATGCGAATAAAAATGATTTAAATGCTGAGTTCCCTTATGACAATATCAACTGGTTAATTGAACAAGGATATACAAAACTTGTGTTACCAGAATCCTATGGTGGTTCAGGTGCAACGCCAGAAGATATCATCCTATTTCAAGAAACACTAGGAAAGATTGATGGTGCTACGGCACTAGCAATTGGTTGGCATATGGGTGTAGTTGGACAAATATATCAAGAACGCATTTGGTCAGAATCGTTACTTAAAGAATTTTCAGAGGACATTTTGAACGGTGCAATTGTCAATCGTGCGGTAAGTGAAGCAGAAACTGGTAGTCCGACGCGTGGTGCAAGACCAAGTACTTATGCTGATCATGAAGGCGATACTTACATCATAAATGGTGTTAAAACATTTACAACGATGAGTCAAAGATTAACGCATTTCTTGATAGGTGCATATATTCCTGAAAAAGAATCAGTTGGATTTTTCTTAGTCCCTCGTGAAACTGAAGGATTAGAGATTGTTGAAAATTGGGATATGTTAGGTATGCGAGCAACGGAAAGTCATGACTTAGTATTAAATAATGTGAAAGTGCAAGAAAGATATTTAGTTGAAGTTGCCGGTGACTCAAGAGGTAATCAAATTAATCCGTGGAATTTACATATACCTGCAGTGTATTTAGGTATTGGACAAGCAGCACGTGATTATGCGGTAGACTTTGCGAATGAGTATAGTCCAGGGAGTATAGAAGGTGTAATTGCTGATCTTCCACCTGTTCAACAAAATATTGGGAATATGGAGTTAGAATTATCTATGGCGAGACATTATCTTTATAGTGTTATTCATCATTATTTAAATCCATCCGTCACACAATCTCAAATTGACGTTGAGCTTGGCGCAGCAAAACATGTTGTCGTAAATCATTCGATTAAAGTGATCGATACAGCTATGCGTATTGTAGGTGCGAAAAGTCTACAAATGGAACGTCCATTACAAAGATATTATAGAGATGTACGTGCGGGATTACATAATCCACCTATGGATGATGTTACGATTTCAAAATTAGCAAAGAAAGCAATAGAAGAAAGAAGCTGA
- a CDS encoding DMT family transporter, translated as MQENKLKGTLLVMLGATFWGLGGTVTEKLFTEYELPVSLFVAIRLLLSGFLLLLIAKFIQRKPLTPVFKVKHALVQLLIYSLFGMLGVQYTFMATIDKGNVAIATLLQFLAPVVILIYSLLARKSTFRWMDIIIITCSLFGTSLLLTNGDYSTLSVPPQAIIWGLLTACAAAFYTVYAVKLFVSWPSLVIIGWSMFIGGIALSIINLDFSFPWHLLDVKGIIYFSFVITFGTMFAFWMYLESVKYISPQTTALFGVLEPVTAVISSVLWLKVPLGLWQSAGMFVILAVVLYMSIGSRPKIKKGSGQKSNL; from the coding sequence TTGCAAGAAAATAAATTAAAGGGCACCTTACTTGTCATGCTCGGGGCGACATTTTGGGGTCTTGGAGGAACTGTAACTGAAAAGTTGTTTACTGAATATGAATTACCTGTCTCTTTATTTGTTGCAATTAGACTTTTACTGAGTGGCTTTTTATTATTGTTAATAGCAAAATTCATACAAAGAAAACCATTAACCCCTGTATTTAAAGTAAAGCACGCTTTAGTACAATTATTAATCTATTCTTTATTCGGTATGCTCGGAGTTCAATATACATTTATGGCGACCATTGATAAAGGTAATGTTGCAATCGCAACGCTTTTACAATTTTTAGCACCGGTTGTTATCCTCATTTATTCATTATTAGCGAGGAAGAGTACATTTCGTTGGATGGATATCATCATTATCACATGTTCTTTATTTGGAACGAGCTTATTATTAACGAATGGTGATTATTCAACATTATCTGTTCCACCACAAGCAATTATTTGGGGATTACTCACTGCATGTGCTGCCGCATTCTACACCGTATACGCTGTAAAATTATTCGTGAGTTGGCCGTCTTTAGTCATCATAGGATGGTCAATGTTTATTGGTGGTATCGCATTATCTATCATCAATTTAGATTTTTCTTTTCCATGGCATTTACTCGATGTTAAAGGAATCATCTATTTTTCATTTGTCATTACATTTGGAACGATGTTTGCATTCTGGATGTATTTAGAAAGTGTGAAATATATTAGTCCACAAACAACTGCTTTATTTGGTGTATTAGAACCCGTAACTGCTGTTATCTCTTCAGTACTTTGGTTAAAGGTACCTTTAGGGCTATGGCAGAGTGCCGGTATGTTTGTTATATTGGCTGTTGTATTATATATGTCGATAGGTTCTCGTCCAAAAATAAAAAAGGGATCGGGACAGAAATCTAATTTATAA
- a CDS encoding YbaN family protein, whose protein sequence is MKFVLISIGILATILGFVGAVLPLLPTTPFLLLAVICFAKSSDRFHRWLVRTKIYKSYVEDFQKYKGYTLKKKFQLLISLYIVVGFSIWMVDHFYIRLGLCFMLFCQTVVLFTFVKTLPSEK, encoded by the coding sequence ATGAAGTTTGTACTCATATCGATCGGTATACTTGCAACAATATTAGGCTTTGTAGGTGCTGTATTACCATTGTTACCAACGACGCCATTTTTATTGTTGGCAGTCATTTGCTTTGCCAAAAGCTCTGATCGATTTCATCGTTGGCTCGTTAGAACTAAAATATATAAATCATATGTCGAAGATTTTCAAAAATATAAAGGTTATACATTAAAGAAAAAGTTCCAATTACTTATTAGTTTATATATCGTCGTTGGCTTTTCTATCTGGATGGTTGATCACTTCTATATAAGGTTAGGTTTGTGTTTCATGTTATTTTGCCAAACAGTTGTGCTATTTACTTTTGTAAAAACATTGCCGAGCGAGAAATAA
- a CDS encoding ABC transporter substrate-binding protein codes for MKKLLMLVMALAVLVAACGNNNGDKSKSNNETVNYKLDDGKKIDIPKKPKRIVVLAPSYVGGLLHLGVKPVGVPATTDQTPILKDKIKGIKKVSEDNVEQVAALKPDLIITYNTDKNVKKYQKIAPTIPYNYAKHNYLDMQVELGKLVGKEDKAKKWVAKWKKETEKDGKEIKDKIGKDTNVSVIEAFQKDIYTYGENWGRGTEVLYQAFGLKMPTSVEKDVKKDGWKKISQEEIEKYSGDYLFLPVTKGQAKPEFTKTEAWKAIPAVKNDHVIEIDAQTFWYNDPYSLEVQRKYLKEHILDKANK; via the coding sequence ATGAAGAAACTTTTAATGTTGGTTATGGCTTTAGCCGTTCTCGTTGCAGCTTGTGGTAACAATAATGGGGACAAGTCTAAATCCAATAATGAGACAGTGAATTATAAATTAGATGACGGGAAAAAAATCGATATTCCTAAAAAACCTAAGAGAATTGTTGTTTTAGCACCATCTTATGTTGGAGGATTATTACATTTAGGTGTAAAACCTGTTGGCGTTCCGGCAACAACGGATCAAACACCAATACTTAAAGATAAAATTAAAGGCATCAAAAAAGTCAGTGAAGATAATGTGGAACAAGTTGCAGCTTTAAAACCAGACTTGATTATTACTTATAATACTGACAAGAATGTTAAGAAATATCAAAAAATCGCACCAACCATTCCATATAACTATGCAAAACATAATTACTTAGACATGCAAGTAGAATTAGGGAAATTAGTAGGAAAAGAAGATAAAGCTAAAAAATGGGTAGCGAAATGGAAGAAAGAAACAGAGAAAGACGGGAAAGAAATTAAAGATAAAATTGGAAAAGACACAAATGTATCTGTCATTGAAGCATTCCAAAAAGATATCTATACTTACGGCGAGAACTGGGGAAGAGGAACTGAAGTTCTATACCAAGCATTTGGATTGAAGATGCCTACAAGCGTTGAAAAAGACGTGAAGAAAGATGGATGGAAGAAGATTTCTCAAGAAGAAATTGAAAAATATTCCGGAGATTATTTATTCTTACCAGTAACAAAAGGACAAGCAAAACCTGAATTCACTAAGACTGAAGCATGGAAAGCTATTCCAGCTGTTAAGAATGATCACGTAATTGAAATTGATGCACAAACATTCTGGTATAATGATCCTTATTCATTAGAAGTACAAAGAAAATATTTAAAAGAACATATTTTAGATAAAGCAAATAAATAG